From the genome of Melitaea cinxia chromosome 12, ilMelCinx1.1, whole genome shotgun sequence, one region includes:
- the LOC123658573 gene encoding organic cation transporter protein-like: protein MVPINTFIGNFGKYHMWLSVIIFLSKFFVAFHQMAIFFLAPPIQYSCPRNNNTCCDTPVYDKTDFTRTIVMEWNLICQKSWLKDFTQTIFQFGVLIGSLTLGLASDRYGRRITLLIAIIFEIFTGMIAAFMPDYWSFTIVRMILGVAAGGVTVVSFVLLMEIVGCAYRDVISIIFHIPFTIGHIILALFGYFIRDYVRFQVVISAASIIQLLYICLLPESPRWLLSKNKTFKAIEVMERIAAINSLPKSEIRRQIEIYQMESVALRQRRQNVIDLLRNSYLRKNILVMSLSWFVSGYCHYGVSHFISRLTGNIFINVVANGCICLCGCLFVIPLIKYIGRRKLVISCNVTSSICLLFIACVPEGVVSLILGCVGDLFCFMAYIVLYLYCSEMFPTVIRNAAVGISSMMARFGSMIAPFVADFRTYGKWCAPVAFGFPLMIGAFLCMFLPETKGTELVMSIEESQLLKRNTHSTSQNRVSNEFSIHKR, encoded by the exons atggTGCcgataaatacttttattggAAACTTTGGAAAGTATCACATGTGGCttagtgttataatttttttgagtaAATTTTTTGTGGCTTTTCATCAaatggctatattttttttggctCCTCCTATTCAGTATAGTTGCcctagaaataataatacatgttGTGATACTCCTGTCTATGATAAAACAGATTTTACACGAACTATTGTAATGGAATGGAATTTAATATGTCAAAAGTCTTGGCTAAAAGATTTTACccaaacaatttttcaatttggtGTACTTATCGGAAGCTTAACTTTAGGTCTTGCATCAGACAG atatgGTAGAAGGATAACTTTGCTTATTgcaataatttttgaaattttcactGGAATGATTGCTGCTTTTATGCCAGATTACTGGAGTTTCACAATTGTGCGTATGATTTTGGGCGTAGCTGCTGGAGGAGTGACGGTAGTGTCGTTTGTGCTACTGATGGAAATTGTTGGTTGCGCGTATAGAGATGTGATATCCATTATTTTTCACATACCATTTACAATTGGGCACATCATATTAGCGCTTTTTGGATATTTTATAAGAGACTATGTGCGTTTCCAAGTAGTCATATCTGCTGCAAGTATAATTCAATTACTTTATATATGCCTATTACCTGAATCACCAAGATGgcttttatcaaaaaataaaacatttaaagccATAGAGGTTATGGAACGTATTGCTGCAAT AAATAGTCTACCAAAATCAGAAATTCGGCGACAAATTGAGATTTATCAAATGGAGTCCGTAGCTTTAAGGCAGCGAAGACAAAATGTTATTGATTTATTGCGTAATtcttatttaagaaaaaatatattagttatgTCATTGTCTTGGTTTGTATCAGGATATTGCCATTACGGAGTATCTCATTTTATTAGCCGTCTGACtggaaacatttttataaatgtagtaGCAAACGGGTGTATATGTTTGTGTGGGTGTCTGTTCGTAATTCCACTTATAAAGTACATAGGTAGGAGGAAATTGGTAATTTCTTGTAATGTAACAAGTAGTATATGCCTTTTATTTATAGCCTGCGTTCCTGAAGGTGTAGTATCTTTAATATTAGGATGTGTGGGGGATCTATTTTGCTTCATGGCATATATTGTGCTTTACTTATATTGCTCAGAAATGTTTCCAACAGTCATACGAAACGCAGCAGTAGGAATATCCTCTATGATGGCACGATTTGGTTCTATGATAGCACCGTTTGTTGCTGACTTTCGAACATATGGAAAGTGGTGTGCTCCAGTCGCATTCGGTTTCCCTCTAATGATTGGAgcatttttgtgtatgttcctTCCAGAGACAAAGGGTACTGAACTTGTAATGTCTATAGAAGAATCTCAGTTATTAAAACGTAATACCCACTCAACTTCTCAAAATAGAGTGTCAAATGAATTtagt ATACATAAgagataa